A window of the Kiritimatiellia bacterium genome harbors these coding sequences:
- a CDS encoding Hsp20/alpha crystallin family protein: MPRALFLQWKQYVEQTRSQESRESIWSPNPPWAPNADVFEGPEGLVVRVEIAGVPPDSIELVVDDRALLVRGVRRELHAGQPTTGYRYRQMEIDFGPFERVIPLPFPVDGDRSRATMQQGMLTVTLPRAAARTAYAKIRLGTEP; encoded by the coding sequence ATGCCTCGCGCGTTGTTTTTGCAGTGGAAGCAGTATGTAGAGCAAACACGTTCGCAGGAGTCTCGGGAATCGATTTGGTCGCCGAATCCGCCCTGGGCTCCGAATGCGGATGTCTTCGAGGGGCCGGAAGGGTTGGTTGTCCGGGTCGAGATCGCCGGCGTCCCTCCGGATTCCATTGAACTGGTTGTCGACGACCGCGCTTTGCTCGTACGGGGCGTCCGCAGAGAGCTCCACGCCGGGCAGCCGACCACCGGTTATCGATATCGGCAGATGGAAATCGATTTTGGCCCCTTCGAGCGCGTGATCCCTTTGCCGTTTCCGGTGGATGGCGACCGGTCTCGCGCGACGATGCAGCAAGGAATGCTCACCGTCACGCTTCCTCGGGCCGCCGCTCGCACGGCGTATGCGAAGATCCGACTGGGAACCGAGCCGTGA